The following proteins come from a genomic window of Anabaena sphaerica FACHB-251:
- a CDS encoding SDR family oxidoreductase: protein MNGLKGKNTLITGASSGIGQAIAVRLAQEGCNIAINYRKSPAGAEDTEEMALQKACADIENCGVKSLLVQGDVSQEEDITQMVNTVIEKFGSLDILINNAGIQIESPSHEVKTEDFDRVIGVNLRGAYLCARETIKHLLNQNRSGVIINISSVHEIIPRPMYVSYSISKGGMENMTKTLALEYAHRGIRVNAVAPGATITPINEAWTEDLEKKAVVESHIPMGRAGTSEEIGAAIAFLASDEAAYITGQTLFVDGGLTLYADFREAWSA from the coding sequence ATGAATGGATTAAAAGGCAAAAATACCCTCATCACCGGCGCAAGTTCAGGTATCGGACAAGCGATTGCTGTTCGTCTAGCACAAGAAGGTTGTAACATTGCCATTAATTACCGCAAAAGTCCTGCCGGTGCGGAAGATACAGAAGAAATGGCTTTGCAAAAAGCTTGTGCAGATATCGAAAATTGCGGTGTTAAATCGCTGCTAGTCCAGGGTGATGTTTCTCAGGAAGAAGATATTACCCAGATGGTTAATACTGTGATTGAAAAATTTGGCAGTCTTGATATTTTGATTAATAATGCCGGTATTCAAATTGAATCTCCATCCCACGAAGTCAAAACGGAAGACTTTGACCGTGTGATTGGGGTAAATTTGCGGGGTGCTTATTTATGTGCGCGGGAAACAATCAAACATCTGCTAAATCAGAATCGTTCCGGGGTGATTATCAATATTTCTAGTGTTCACGAAATTATTCCGCGACCAATGTATGTCAGCTATTCCATCAGCAAAGGTGGCATGGAAAACATGACTAAAACTCTAGCTTTGGAATATGCCCATAGAGGTATTCGTGTTAATGCTGTAGCACCGGGAGCGACGATTACACCTATTAATGAAGCTTGGACTGAGGACTTAGAAAAGAAGGCTGTTGTTGAAAGTCATATTCCTATGGGTCGTGCTGGTACTTCTGAGGAAATAGGGGCAGCAATAGCTTTTTTAGCTTCTGATGAAGCTGCATATATTACTGGACAAACTCTGTTTGTAGATGGTGGTTTGACGCTGTACGCAGATTTTCGGGAAGCATGGTCAGCTTGA
- a CDS encoding SDR family oxidoreductase, with the protein MIALNTQTILITGASSGIGAACAKAFARENAKLILAARRLEKLEEKAWELNKLYGVETHLLQLDVCDRSSVESAINNLPPEWSEIDILINNAGLSRGLDKLHEGDFQDWEEMIDTNIKGLLYLTRYVVPGMVARGHGHVINIGSIAGHQTYPGGNVYCGTKAAVKAITEGLKQDLLGTPVRVTSVDPGMVETEFSEVRFHGDTERAKKVYEGVTPLTADDVADVIFFCATRPNHVNINEIILMPVDQASATLVNRKL; encoded by the coding sequence ATGATTGCTCTCAACACCCAAACTATATTAATCACCGGTGCAAGTAGCGGAATTGGTGCAGCTTGCGCTAAAGCCTTTGCGCGTGAAAATGCCAAACTGATTTTAGCAGCACGACGCTTGGAAAAGTTGGAAGAAAAAGCATGGGAACTAAATAAATTATATGGTGTAGAAACTCATTTACTCCAGTTAGATGTGTGCGATCGCTCATCCGTCGAATCTGCTATAAATAATTTACCCCCCGAATGGTCAGAAATTGATATTTTAATCAACAACGCTGGTTTAAGTCGCGGTTTAGATAAACTGCATGAAGGTGACTTTCAAGACTGGGAAGAAATGATTGATACTAATATCAAAGGTTTACTCTACCTTACCCGCTACGTCGTCCCCGGTATGGTTGCGCGTGGTCATGGTCATGTAATTAACATCGGTTCCATTGCGGGACATCAAACTTACCCCGGTGGTAATGTTTATTGTGGCACAAAAGCCGCAGTCAAAGCCATTACTGAAGGCTTAAAACAAGATTTGTTAGGTACTCCTGTGCGTGTGACTTCCGTTGACCCCGGTATGGTGGAAACAGAATTTAGTGAAGTGCGCTTTCATGGGGATACAGAACGAGCTAAAAAAGTTTATGAAGGTGTTACTCCCCTTACTGCTGATGATGTGGCTGATGTAATATTTTTCTGTGCCACCAGACCTAATCACGTTAATATTAACGAAATCATACTTATGCCAGTTGACCAAGCTAGTGCAACTTTAGTAAATAGAAAGTTGTAA
- a CDS encoding NYN domain-containing protein, which produces MIDKVGIFLDIENLAGWLKLDGGETLLDRASELGSVVVRRAYGDFSLASVSKRQSELNLLGFEFVHVYHPVKGKNSADIQIVVDVMEYLTRVPDLQWFVLATGDADFSPLFRRLKELGKSVVGIGPKSKLSEVVKKSCNRFIYTDTNVADIDITTFSINNKELQESSLELLEKILNRNTDEIAVSVLKTAILELDPSFDERNFGYSKFLSFLKSVPDIVSLRLDKQKTTWFAKSAEDNNDEIKISSEDQNNQNQNIQLQPTPDLYKRLLKKIGLRLCKKKLLCEAFVKLNQKFKDKFSISEQLEFLFDTFDNLYSRGEIRAASFLLYKSGYIFKNEDVNDTANLSLATTYSQEEILIKIDKIILSHIYYQCKNKNTKFITDLCISLMMSNLFKNKIKIQEFISQCKLDQK; this is translated from the coding sequence ATGATAGATAAGGTGGGCATTTTTTTAGATATTGAAAATCTCGCTGGTTGGCTTAAATTAGATGGAGGAGAAACGCTACTTGATAGAGCTAGTGAATTAGGTAGTGTTGTAGTTCGTCGTGCTTATGGTGATTTTAGTTTAGCATCTGTTAGTAAAAGACAGTCTGAATTGAATTTATTAGGATTTGAGTTTGTTCATGTTTATCATCCAGTTAAAGGGAAAAATTCTGCTGATATACAAATTGTAGTTGATGTAATGGAATATTTAACAAGAGTTCCTGATCTTCAATGGTTTGTATTAGCTACAGGTGATGCTGATTTTTCTCCATTATTTAGAAGATTAAAAGAGTTAGGAAAATCTGTTGTTGGAATTGGTCCAAAATCTAAATTAAGCGAAGTTGTCAAAAAATCGTGTAACCGCTTTATTTATACAGATACAAATGTTGCAGACATTGACATAACTACATTTTCTATAAACAATAAAGAACTGCAAGAATCTTCTTTAGAACTATTAGAAAAGATTTTAAATAGAAATACTGATGAAATTGCTGTATCTGTGCTTAAAACAGCAATTTTAGAACTTGATCCTTCATTTGATGAAAGAAATTTTGGTTATTCAAAATTTTTATCATTCTTAAAAAGTGTTCCTGATATTGTTAGTTTAAGATTAGATAAACAAAAAACAACTTGGTTTGCTAAATCAGCAGAAGATAATAATGATGAAATAAAAATTTCATCTGAAGATCAAAACAATCAAAACCAAAATATACAACTACAACCTACACCGGATTTATATAAACGATTATTAAAGAAAATTGGATTACGATTATGCAAGAAAAAATTACTATGTGAAGCTTTTGTCAAACTCAATCAAAAGTTTAAAGATAAATTTAGCATATCAGAACAACTGGAATTTTTATTTGATACATTTGATAATCTTTATAGTCGTGGAGAAATTAGAGCAGCTTCTTTTCTTCTTTATAAATCTGGTTATATTTTTAAAAATGAAGATGTAAATGATACAGCTAATTTATCCTTAGCAACAACTTATTCTCAAGAAGAGATACTTATAAAAATTGACAAAATTATTTTATCACACATTTATTATCAATGTAAAAATAAAAATACCAAATTTATCACTGATTTATGTATATCTTTAATGATGAGTAATTTATTTAAAAATAAGATTAAAATTCAAGAGTTTATCTCCCAATGTAAATTAGATCAGAAGTAA
- a CDS encoding class I SAM-dependent methyltransferase produces MNTKIKPDWAGQGLLSQFVNLLINTKPIYSLMKQQARQVIIKTAEKNGVPWRKNYENLEASGIKEKLTELVNPNVVYPDYYKVPFHAYSEGNLCWKAAFEAPSATYSMGLRVWAKEKITWQTAHHRLRSSFHEVLGNYVTQDVQDILDIGCSVGISTLAIHRYYQQKQNHPVNTVGLDLSPYMLSVAKQLDIDNEISQWLHVQAENTGLPNESFDLITLQFVTHELPGFASKAIFQEALRLLRTGGCFAIVDNNPKSPVIQNLPPVLFTLMKSTEPWSDEYYMFDIEGTLHTVGFEVLTTVSTDPRHRAIVAKKPTL; encoded by the coding sequence ATGAATACAAAAATCAAACCAGACTGGGCCGGACAAGGTTTACTTTCTCAGTTTGTCAATCTACTGATTAATACCAAACCTATCTACAGTTTGATGAAACAACAAGCTAGACAAGTAATAATTAAAACAGCCGAAAAAAACGGTGTTCCTTGGCGTAAAAATTACGAGAACCTAGAAGCATCAGGAATAAAAGAAAAGCTGACAGAACTTGTTAATCCCAATGTAGTTTATCCAGATTACTACAAAGTTCCTTTTCATGCCTATAGTGAAGGTAATCTTTGCTGGAAAGCAGCTTTTGAAGCCCCCAGTGCTACCTATTCTATGGGACTACGGGTATGGGCAAAAGAGAAAATCACCTGGCAAACTGCACACCACAGATTAAGGTCAAGTTTTCACGAAGTTTTAGGCAATTACGTCACTCAAGATGTGCAAGATATTCTAGACATTGGCTGTTCAGTTGGTATTTCAACTTTAGCAATACACCGCTATTATCAACAAAAACAAAATCATCCAGTTAACACAGTGGGTTTAGATTTATCTCCCTATATGTTGAGTGTTGCTAAACAATTAGATATTGATAATGAAATATCCCAATGGTTACACGTTCAAGCAGAAAATACAGGATTACCTAATGAGTCTTTTGACTTAATAACTCTTCAGTTTGTCACTCATGAACTTCCTGGTTTTGCGAGTAAAGCTATTTTCCAAGAAGCATTACGCTTACTCCGTACTGGTGGTTGTTTTGCTATTGTAGATAATAACCCTAAATCACCTGTAATTCAAAATTTACCTCCTGTACTATTTACACTGATGAAAAGTACAGAACCTTGGTCTGATGAATACTATATGTTTGATATAGAAGGGACTTTACATACTGTAGGTTTTGAGGTACTAACGACCGTTTCTACTGACCCACGACACCGTGCTATAGTCGCTAAAAAACCGACTTTGTAA
- a CDS encoding SDR family oxidoreductase, which translates to MNSTKKLAVVTGANRGLGFEASRQLAKIGYHVILTSRDEAKGQKATQILQNEGLNITFYPLDVTSDESCQQLADFIQEEFGQLDVLINNAGIAIDSRDEGNSIFDTPIETLQKTMETNVYGVFRVSKALVTLMKKQKYGRIVNVSSGMGQLTHMDGGYPGYRLSKTALNALTRMLANELQINNILVNSVCPGWVKTDMGGSEAPRTLEEGVDTIIWLATLPDGSATGNFFRDRQPIAW; encoded by the coding sequence ATGAACAGTACCAAAAAATTAGCTGTTGTCACTGGTGCAAATCGCGGTTTAGGATTTGAAGCATCTCGGCAATTAGCTAAAATAGGATATCATGTAATTCTCACCAGTCGAGATGAAGCAAAAGGTCAAAAGGCAACGCAAATCTTACAAAATGAAGGATTAAATATCACATTTTATCCGTTAGATGTCACCAGTGATGAAAGTTGCCAACAATTAGCAGATTTCATTCAAGAAGAATTTGGACAACTGGATGTTTTAATCAATAATGCAGGTATCGCGATAGATTCAAGAGATGAAGGAAATAGCATTTTTGATACTCCGATAGAAACATTACAAAAAACAATGGAAACTAATGTTTATGGTGTGTTTCGAGTCAGTAAGGCTTTAGTTACATTGATGAAAAAACAAAAATATGGACGAATTGTTAATGTTTCTTCTGGGATGGGACAATTAACACACATGGACGGTGGTTATCCTGGATATCGTCTTTCCAAAACTGCGTTAAATGCTCTCACGCGGATGTTGGCAAATGAATTGCAAATCAATAATATTTTAGTTAATTCCGTTTGTCCTGGATGGGTAAAAACTGATATGGGAGGTTCAGAAGCTCCCCGTACCCTAGAAGAAGGAGTTGATACTATTATTTGGTTAGCGACTCTTCCCGATGGAAGTGCTACGGGTAACTTTTTTAGAGATCGTCAACCAATAGCTTGGTAA
- a CDS encoding type II toxin-antitoxin system Phd/YefM family antitoxin: MIELHPEFLIKNGEKQFAVLPYEEFLKIKELLEDLEDLRDLRDAKEEEKDCVSMSLEDVKSMLLT, translated from the coding sequence ATGATTGAATTACATCCTGAGTTTTTAATAAAAAATGGTGAAAAACAATTCGCTGTATTACCTTATGAGGAATTTTTGAAGATTAAGGAATTGTTAGAAGATTTGGAAGATTTAAGGGATTTGCGTGATGCTAAGGAAGAAGAAAAAGATTGTGTTTCAATGTCTTTAGAAGATGTGAAAAGTATGTTGTTAACGTGA
- a CDS encoding phage holin family protein, which yields MIGLILTWLVTAVSFLIISKLPFLGIEIDDFGKAAISAIVFGILNAILLPILTFFTLPFIILTIGLFFFILNAIIFAIAAAIVPGFRLRYGFWSAVLGSITLSIINSILLRIVATIA from the coding sequence ATGATAGGACTTATTCTTACCTGGCTAGTTACTGCTGTTAGCTTTTTGATTATTTCTAAACTGCCCTTTTTAGGCATCGAAATAGATGATTTTGGTAAAGCGGCAATTTCTGCCATAGTTTTTGGAATTTTGAATGCTATTTTGCTGCCAATTCTTACTTTCTTTACCTTACCATTCATTATTCTCACTATCGGCTTATTCTTTTTCATTCTGAATGCCATCATCTTTGCTATAGCAGCTGCAATAGTACCAGGGTTTAGGTTACGTTATGGCTTTTGGAGTGCTGTGCTAGGTTCAATTACTCTATCAATTATCAACTCAATTCTTTTAAGAATTGTAGCTACAATTGCATGA
- a CDS encoding aspartate kinase gives MALIVQKYGGTSVGSVERIQSVAQRVYKTVQAGNSVVVVVSAMGKTTDGLVKLANEISKSPNRREMDMLLSTGEQVTIALLSMALQEIGQAAISMTGAQVGIVTEAEHTRARILHIETERLMGQINAGKVVVVAGFQGISSTRGMEITTLGRGGSDTSAVALAAALGANFCEIYTDVPGILTTDPRLVPEAQLMTEITCDEMLELASLGAKVLHPRAVEIARNYGVPLVVRSSWTDQPGTWVTTSRTQERSLVNLELARPVDAVEFDIDQTKISLLRVPDKPGVAARLFGEISRQNVDVDLIIQSIHEGNTNDIAFTVNTLILKRAEAVASAIAPALRNQPNSDEAEVLVETNTAKVSIAGAGMIGRPGVAAKMFSTLAEAKVNIQMISTSEVKVSCLVDAADCDRAIVALCNAFEITASPAALPSPAPESPAVRGVALDMNQARLAIRQVPDKPGMAAKLFGLLAEYNISVDMIIQSQRCRVVDGVARRDIAFTVARMDAENAQQKLTQVADELGWGEVVLDSAIAKVSIVGSGMVGQPGIAAKMFTALAANKINIQMIATSEIKISCVVAQDEGVKALQVIHAAFGLAGSEKFVVPA, from the coding sequence ATGGCGCTCATAGTTCAGAAATACGGTGGTACATCTGTTGGTTCAGTGGAACGGATTCAATCGGTTGCACAGCGAGTTTACAAAACTGTACAAGCCGGAAATTCCGTTGTAGTAGTAGTTTCCGCGATGGGGAAAACCACCGATGGACTGGTTAAACTAGCTAATGAAATCTCTAAAAGTCCTAACCGTCGGGAAATGGATATGCTGCTTTCCACAGGGGAGCAAGTCACCATTGCTTTACTGAGTATGGCATTGCAGGAAATCGGACAAGCCGCCATTTCTATGACTGGCGCTCAAGTAGGAATTGTTACCGAAGCTGAACACACCCGCGCTCGGATTTTGCATATTGAAACTGAGCGTTTGATGGGGCAGATTAACGCAGGTAAAGTGGTTGTGGTCGCTGGTTTTCAAGGTATTTCTAGCACCAGAGGCATGGAAATTACCACTTTGGGACGCGGTGGTTCTGACACTTCCGCAGTGGCTTTAGCCGCAGCTTTGGGGGCAAATTTCTGTGAAATTTATACAGATGTGCCAGGGATTTTAACTACAGATCCGCGCCTTGTACCTGAAGCCCAGTTAATGACAGAAATCACCTGTGATGAAATGCTGGAATTAGCCAGTTTAGGTGCGAAAGTATTACATCCCCGTGCGGTGGAAATTGCCAGAAATTATGGTGTTCCTTTGGTGGTACGCTCAAGTTGGACGGATCAGCCTGGTACTTGGGTAACAACTTCTAGAACTCAAGAAAGATCGCTCGTTAATTTAGAATTAGCTCGTCCTGTTGATGCGGTAGAATTTGACATAGACCAGACCAAGATATCTTTATTGCGTGTACCAGATAAACCAGGGGTAGCAGCGCGGTTGTTTGGGGAGATTTCCCGGCAAAATGTCGATGTGGATTTGATTATTCAGTCAATTCATGAAGGTAATACTAATGATATTGCTTTTACGGTAAATACACTAATATTAAAACGAGCCGAAGCTGTTGCGTCCGCTATAGCTCCAGCTTTGAGAAATCAACCCAACTCAGATGAAGCTGAGGTGTTAGTAGAAACTAATACAGCAAAAGTGAGTATTGCGGGTGCGGGAATGATTGGCCGTCCTGGTGTGGCTGCTAAAATGTTTAGCACTTTAGCAGAGGCTAAAGTCAATATTCAAATGATTTCTACTAGTGAAGTCAAGGTGAGTTGTTTGGTAGATGCTGCTGATTGCGATCGCGCTATAGTTGCCCTATGTAATGCTTTTGAAATTACTGCTTCCCCTGCTGCGCTGCCATCTCCTGCTCCCGAATCTCCCGCAGTGCGTGGTGTCGCTTTAGACATGAATCAAGCTCGTTTGGCAATTCGTCAAGTTCCAGATAAACCAGGGATGGCAGCAAAATTGTTTGGATTGTTGGCAGAATATAACATCAGCGTAGACATGATTATTCAATCTCAACGCTGTCGGGTGGTTGATGGTGTAGCGCGTCGAGATATTGCTTTTACTGTAGCGAGAATGGATGCAGAAAACGCCCAACAAAAATTAACCCAAGTGGCGGATGAGTTAGGATGGGGTGAGGTAGTTTTGGATAGTGCGATCGCTAAAGTGAGTATAGTTGGTTCTGGCATGGTGGGACAACCAGGTATTGCAGCGAAAATGTTTACAGCTTTAGCCGCAAATAAAATTAACATCCAAATGATTGCAACTTCAGAAATTAAAATTAGCTGTGTTGTTGCACAAGATGAAGGTGTAAAAGCTTTGCAAGTTATTCATGCGGCTTTTGGTTTAGCTGGGAGTGAAAAATTTGTAGTCCCTGCATAA
- the acnB gene encoding bifunctional aconitate hydratase 2/2-methylisocitrate dehydratase, which translates to MLQEYRQHTQERAQLGIPPLPLDAQQTSALCELLKNPPKGEEEVLLNLLRDRIPPGVDQAAYVKAGFLTAIAKREVTSPLISSIEAVELLGTMVGGYNVQSLINLLQVATVSMSTSSETPLVMGGEGKEPIAAYAAAALSKILLVYDAFHDVLELSKTNPYAKRVVDSWAEAEWFTSRPTLPEGITVTVFKVPGETNTDDLSPATHATTRPDIPLHALAMLETRQPGSLETIAELKKKGHPVAYVGDVVGTGSSRKSAINSVLWHLGNDIPFVPNKRAGGYILGSAIAPIFFNTAEDAGALPIQCDVTKMETGDVITIYPYKGEITNAAGEVISTFSLKPDTILDEVRAGGRIPLLIGRTLTDKTRQALGLAPSDLFIRPQAPADTGKGYTLAQKMVGKACGLPGVRPGTSCEPIMTTVGSQDTTGPMTRDELKELACLGFSADLVMQSFCHTAAYPKPVDIKTHQELPDFISSRGGVALRPGDGIIHSWLNRMLLPDTVGTGGDSHTRFPLGISFPAGSGLVAFAGALGVMPLDMPESVLVRFKGELQPGITLRDIVNAIPYVAMQKGLLTVEKQNKKNVFSGKILEIEGLPDLKVEQAFELTDASAERSCAGCTIKLSEETIAEYLRSNIALLKNMVARGYHDERTIMRRVAKMEEWLANPVLMSADADAEYAEIIEIDLSEIKEPIVAAPNDPDNVKLLSEVANDPVQEVFVGSCMTNIGHYRATAKVLEGAGEVKARLWIAPPTRMDEHQLKEEGVYNVFVNANARTEIPGCSLCMGNQARVDDNTTVFSTSTRNFNNRMGKGAQVYLGSAELAAVCALLGRIPNVQEYMDIVAERIHPFADNLYRYLNFDQIVGFEDEGRVISKEEQAALV; encoded by the coding sequence ATGCTACAAGAATATCGTCAACACACCCAAGAACGCGCACAACTAGGTATTCCCCCCTTACCTTTAGACGCACAACAAACATCAGCATTATGTGAATTACTGAAAAATCCACCTAAAGGTGAAGAAGAGGTATTATTAAATTTATTACGCGATCGCATTCCTCCTGGAGTAGACCAAGCAGCTTATGTGAAAGCTGGGTTTCTTACTGCTATTGCTAAAAGAGAAGTTACCAGTCCCTTAATTTCATCTATAGAAGCCGTGGAATTGCTGGGAACAATGGTAGGTGGTTACAATGTGCAGTCTTTAATTAATTTGCTGCAAGTTGCTACCGTTTCCATGTCTACATCTTCCGAAACACCTCTGGTCATGGGAGGGGAAGGAAAAGAACCTATAGCCGCATACGCCGCCGCCGCTTTGAGTAAAATTTTGTTGGTGTATGATGCTTTCCATGATGTTTTGGAATTATCAAAAACCAACCCCTACGCTAAAAGAGTGGTAGACTCTTGGGCAGAAGCAGAATGGTTTACCTCTCGTCCCACTTTACCCGAAGGTATCACCGTTACGGTTTTTAAAGTTCCAGGAGAAACCAACACCGACGACTTATCACCCGCAACCCACGCCACAACTAGACCTGATATTCCCCTTCACGCTTTAGCAATGTTAGAAACCCGTCAACCGGGAAGTTTAGAAACCATTGCAGAGTTGAAGAAAAAAGGACATCCTGTTGCTTATGTCGGTGATGTTGTCGGAACCGGTTCCTCTCGTAAGTCTGCAATCAATTCTGTATTATGGCATTTGGGAAATGATATACCCTTTGTTCCCAACAAACGGGCTGGGGGTTATATATTAGGAAGTGCGATCGCTCCTATCTTTTTTAACACAGCCGAAGATGCCGGTGCATTACCCATACAATGCGATGTCACCAAAATGGAAACCGGTGACGTTATCACCATCTATCCCTACAAAGGCGAAATTACCAACGCAGCAGGGGAAGTTATTTCTACCTTCAGCCTCAAACCTGACACCATTTTAGACGAAGTTCGCGCTGGTGGACGCATCCCCCTATTAATTGGACGTACCCTAACCGACAAAACCCGTCAAGCATTAGGTTTAGCACCCAGCGATTTATTTATCCGTCCCCAAGCCCCAGCCGACACCGGAAAAGGCTACACATTGGCGCAGAAAATGGTCGGGAAAGCCTGTGGTTTACCTGGGGTACGTCCGGGGACATCTTGCGAACCAATCATGACTACAGTGGGTTCTCAGGACACTACAGGACCCATGACTAGGGATGAGTTAAAAGAACTAGCTTGTTTAGGTTTCAGTGCAGACTTAGTAATGCAGAGTTTCTGTCACACCGCAGCTTATCCCAAACCGGTGGACATCAAAACCCATCAGGAATTACCAGACTTCATCTCATCTCGTGGTGGTGTGGCTTTGCGTCCTGGTGATGGTATCATCCACTCTTGGTTAAACCGGATGTTATTACCCGACACCGTGGGAACAGGTGGAGATTCACACACCCGCTTCCCATTAGGAATATCCTTTCCTGCGGGTTCTGGTTTAGTTGCGTTTGCTGGTGCTTTGGGTGTGATGCCTTTGGATATGCCAGAATCAGTTTTGGTAAGATTTAAAGGAGAATTGCAACCAGGAATTACATTGAGAGATATTGTTAATGCAATTCCTTATGTAGCAATGCAAAAAGGTTTGTTAACAGTAGAGAAACAGAACAAGAAAAACGTCTTCTCTGGCAAAATTTTGGAAATTGAAGGTTTACCAGATTTGAAAGTTGAACAAGCTTTTGAATTAACCGACGCTTCCGCAGAACGTTCTTGTGCAGGTTGTACAATTAAGTTGAGTGAAGAAACAATTGCCGAATATTTGCGTTCCAATATTGCCCTGTTAAAAAACATGGTAGCACGGGGTTATCATGATGAGCGAACCATTATGCGTCGTGTGGCGAAAATGGAAGAATGGTTAGCAAATCCTGTGTTAATGTCAGCCGATGCAGATGCGGAATATGCAGAAATAATTGAAATTGATTTAAGTGAAATCAAAGAACCAATTGTAGCTGCTCCTAATGATCCAGATAATGTTAAGTTATTATCGGAAGTTGCCAATGATCCTGTACAAGAAGTATTTGTTGGTTCTTGTATGACAAATATCGGACATTATCGGGCAACTGCGAAGGTTTTAGAAGGTGCAGGTGAGGTAAAAGCTAGATTGTGGATAGCGCCTCCAACTCGCATGGATGAACACCAATTAAAGGAAGAAGGTGTTTATAATGTTTTCGTCAATGCAAATGCGAGAACTGAGATTCCCGGATGCAGTTTATGTATGGGAAATCAGGCGCGAGTTGATGATAACACAACTGTGTTTTCTACCTCGACTCGTAACTTCAATAATCGCATGGGAAAAGGCGCTCAGGTGTATTTAGGTTCGGCGGAATTAGCAGCAGTTTGTGCGTTGTTGGGACGTATTCCTAATGTGCAGGAATATATGGATATTGTTGCGGAGAGAATTCATCCTTTTGCTGATAATTTGTATCGGTATTTGAACTTTGATCAAATTGTTGGTTTTGAGGATGAAGGTAGGGTAATTTCTAAGGAGGAACAGGCGGCTTTGGTGTAA
- a CDS encoding tRNA isopentenyl-2-thiomethyl-A-37 hydroxylase MiaE, which produces MLSSPLPTINALKQPTSDAWIEQAIANLDIILLDHSHCERKAAGVALNFMFRYPSNTKMVRELTAIAREELEHFELVNQWLERRNIPLAALSAPPYGSSLKAQVRKKEPEQFLDNLLVTGLIEARSHERLGLLAANCPEPELAKFYRGLMSSEARHFGTYWVLADTYFDRAKVMQRLDELAIVESEILATLHPEPRIHS; this is translated from the coding sequence GTGCTAAGTTCACCTTTACCGACTATCAACGCTCTCAAACAACCTACCAGTGATGCTTGGATAGAACAAGCAATCGCAAATTTAGATATTATTTTACTTGACCATTCCCACTGTGAACGCAAAGCCGCAGGTGTAGCCTTAAATTTTATGTTTCGTTACCCTTCTAATACTAAAATGGTAAGGGAGTTAACAGCGATCGCTCGTGAGGAACTAGAACATTTTGAACTCGTTAACCAATGGTTAGAACGTCGTAATATTCCCCTCGCAGCACTATCAGCACCTCCTTACGGTTCAAGTTTAAAAGCACAAGTCAGAAAAAAAGAACCAGAGCAATTTCTAGATAATTTACTCGTAACTGGTTTAATTGAAGCCCGTAGTCACGAACGTTTAGGACTATTAGCAGCAAACTGTCCAGAACCAGAATTAGCTAAATTTTATCGTGGTTTAATGTCATCAGAAGCGCGACATTTTGGCACATATTGGGTTTTAGCAGATACCTATTTTGACCGAGCAAAGGTTATGCAGCGACTCGATGAATTAGCAATTGTGGAAAGTGAAATATTAGCAACTTTACACCCAGAACCGAGAATTCATAGTTAG
- a CDS encoding type II toxin-antitoxin system RelE/ParE family toxin, with the protein MQYQIEFKPKAIKDLQKIPVNDRERIINKIEAMQDDFQGDVKRLTNFTPEYRLRVGDYRVLFELEEQTIIVYRVKHRSKAYE; encoded by the coding sequence GTGCAGTACCAAATAGAATTTAAACCCAAAGCGATTAAAGATTTACAGAAAATTCCTGTAAATGACAGAGAACGTATTATCAATAAAATTGAAGCAATGCAAGATGATTTCCAAGGAGATGTGAAACGCTTAACAAATTTTACTCCAGAATATCGTTTAAGAGTTGGTGATTATCGAGTTTTGTTTGAATTAGAAGAACAAACTATAATCGTGTATAGGGTTAAGCATCGTAGTAAAGCTTATGAGTAA